GGCCCGCAACCCCAGCCCGGCCACCCGCCAGTGCTCCACCACCACCGGCAGGCCGCCCGCGTCGACCGCGTCGGCCACCGGCGACACCACCGCGTCCTCCTCGGCCAGCGCGGCGGCCTCGTCGGTGCCGGCGCGCACCGCCACCCGGACCCCGGCCAGGTCGTCCGGGACGTCACCGGCCGCGGCGACGAGCACCCTGGTCGTCGCGTACGGGCGGGTCAGCGAGGCGTGCTCGATCCACGGCGAGTTCGACTCCAGCCCGCCGACGACCAGGTCCAGCTCCCGCTGCTCGATCGCGGCCATCAGCGCGGCCTCCGAGCCGCGCCGCCACTGCACCCGCGCGCCCAACCGCTCGGCCAGCCGCCGCACCAGCTCCGGCTCCGCGCCGGAGACCGCGTCGTCCGCCTCACCGCCCAGCACCGTCCACGGCCGGTTCTCGGTCACGCCCACCCGCAGCACACCGCCGCGCACGCCGTCGAGCGTGCCGTCGACGTCGTGCGGCAGCCCGCACCCGGCCACCAGCACCGCGACCAGCAGCAGCACCCGCCACATGCGCCCTCCCTCGGACCTCGGTGCCCGAGTACCCAGAAGTCGCGCGATTCGATCACCGGGGTGCGCGGCCCCGCTCCAGCGGGCCGGGGCCGGCCCGAGACCCGATCATTGAGGACGGTGCCCGCGCCGGGACCACAGTGGACAAATCGGACACGGCGTTGGGTAATGTGTTGGTAAAGCCCCTTGGGAAGCGAGGAGTCACGCATGCTCCAAATCAGCGCGCTCACCTGGATCGTCACGGTGGGGCTGGTGTTGGCGCTCCTCGTGGTCGACCTGGTGCTGGCCGCCCTCCGGCCGCACCGGGTCGGCTTCCGGGAGGCCACCGCCTGGTCGGTCGGCTACATCCTGGTCGCGGTGGCCTTCGGGGTGTGGCTGACCATGGCGCACGGCGGCGAGTTCGGGACCGAGTACTTCGCGGGCTACATCGTCGAGAAGAGCCTGTCGGTCGACAACCTGTTCGTCTTCGTGATCATCATGACGACGTTCGCCGTGCCCGAGGAGCACCAGCACAAGGTGCTCACGTTCGGCATCATCATGGCGCTCGCCATGCGCGCGATCTTCATCGCGCTCGGCGCGGCGCTGCTGTCCCTGTTCTCGTTCATGTTCCTGCTGTTCGGCCTGCTGCTGATCTACACCGGCATCCAGCTGTTCCGGCACCGGGACGAGGACCCCGACGTCGAGAACAACGTGGTGGTGCGGTCCGCGCGCCGGGTGCTGCCGCTGTCCACCGAGTTCGACGGCGGCAAGCTGTTCACCTCGGTCAAGGGGCGGAGGGTCGGCACGCCGCTCCTGATCGTGCTGGTCGCGATCGGCGGCGTGGACCTGCTGTTCGCGCTCGACTCGATCCCGGCCGTGTTCGGCATCACCGAGGAGCCCTACCTGGTGTTCGCCGCGAACGCGTTCGCGCTGCTCGGCCTGCGCGCGTTGTACTTCCTGGTCAAGGGCCTGCTCGAACGGCTGGTGTACCTGTCGGCCGGGCTGGCGGTGATCCTGGCGTTCATCGGCGTCAAGCTGATCCTGCACTGGGCGCACGTCGACATCGACCCGCGGGTGCCGGAGATCGCCACCCCGGTCAGCCTGGCGGTGATCATCGGCATCCTCGCCGTGGTGACCGTGGCCAGCCTGCTGAAGACCCGCCGCGACCCCGCGGCCAAGGCCCACCCGGGCTCCCTGCGCGGCCGGTCCCGGCAGGGGGGCGAGAAGGGTCCGACCGAGGGGTGAGGCGGCGCGCGGTGGGGCGGTGGTCAGGCGGCGCGGGCGGCGGAGATGAAGGCGCGCATCAGGCCGTGGTCCTTGACGCCGCGGCTCGACTCGATGCCGCTGGACACGTCCACGCCCCACGGCCGCGCCCGCGCCACCGCCTCCGCGACGTTGTCCACCCCGAGGCCGCCCGCCAGCAGCCAGCGGCCCTCCGGGCGGGCGCCGTCCAGCGCGGTCAGGTCCCACCGGCGCCCCGAACCCGCCACCGGCGAGTCGAGCAGCAGCATCCGCTCCCCGTACGCGCCCACCCGCACATCGGTCCCCGCCGTCAGGGCGACCGCGCGGACCAGCGGCACGCCGGCCGCGGCCACCTCCTCGAACGCCGCCCTCGGGTAGTCGCCGTGCAGCTGCACGGCGCCGAGGCCGGACTCCTCGGCGAGCCGGCGCACCTCACCCGCCGGCACCCCGCTGAACACGCCGATGGACAGCACGTGCGGCGGGACCTCGCGCGCCAGCAGGCGGGCCGTGCCCACGTCGACCTGCCGCGCGCTCGCGCTCAGCACGAACCCGACCGCGTCGGCCCCGGCGTCCACGGCGGTGGCGACGTCGGCCGCGGTGCGCAGCCCGCACAACTTCACGTACATGTCCCCGACATTAGCGGTGACCTTCACGCCGCCGACCCCGTGGTCGACAGTGGTGCGTCGCGGTCGACGCGCGGGGGAAGGGTGGCCGGGGGCGTGCAGCTGGTCGGACGGGAGGCCGAGGCCGCGGTGGCGGTCGGGGTGCTCGACCGGGCCCGGACCGGGACCGCGTTCCTGGTCGTGTCCGGCGAGGCGGGCATCGGCAAGACCTCGCTGTGGGAGCACGTGCTCGAGGAGGCGCGGCAGCGCGGGCACGTCGTGCTGTCGTGCCGACCGGCCGAACCGGAGGCGCGGCTGTCCTACGGCGGCCTGATCGACCTGCTCGACCGCGTCGACGGCGCGCTGATCGCCCGATTACCCGGCCCGCAGCGGGCGGCGCTGGACGTCGCGCTGCTGCGCCGCGACGCCGAGGACGGCGCCGGAGACCCGCGAGCGGTGCACGTCGCGGTGCTGAACGTCGTGCGCGCGTTGGCCGCGCGGTCACCGCTGGTGCTGGCGGTGGACGACGTGCAGTGGCTGGACGAGCCCAGCGCCGCCGTCCTGGAGTACGCGCTGCGCCGCCTGGCCGGCGAGCACGTCGCGGTCGTGCTCTCGGTCCGGTCCGCCGACGGGGACGCGCCGCTCGGCCTGGCCGGTCGCGAGGACCTGACCCGGCTGCGGCTGGCCGGGCTGAGCATCGGCGCGCTGCACCGGCTGGTCCGCTCCCGCCTGGGCACGCCGCTGTCCCGGCCGACGCTGATCCGCCTGCGGCAGGCGTGCGGCGGCAACCCGCTCTACGCCCTGGAGATCGCCCGCGCGCTGCCGGACCTCGGCGGGGTGGTCGCGCTCGGCCACCCGCTGCCCACGCCGCGGGCGGTCGGCGAGCTGCTGGCCGACCGGCTCGCCGCGCTGCCGGAGGGCAGCCGGGACGCGCTGCTGTGCGCGGCGGCGCTGTCGCAGCCGACCGTCGACCTGGTGCGCCGGGCGCTGGGCGACCCGGACCGGGCCGAGCGCGCGCTGGTCGACGCCGAGGACCACGGCGTGATCGAGATCGAGTCGGGCGCCATCCGGTTCACCCACCCGCTGATCGGCTCGACGCTGTTCTCCTCGGTGTCGGGCAGCAGGCGCCGGATGGTCCACCGCAGGCTGGCCGAGGTCGTCGGCGACCCGGAGACCCGCGCGCTGCACCTCGCGCTGGGCACCGACGGGCCCGACGCCCGGGTCGCCGCCGCCCTGGCCGAGGCCGCGCGCGACGCCCAGGCGCGCGGTGCGCCCAACACCGCGGCCCGGCTGTGGGAGCTGGCCGGGGCGCACGCGGTCGAGCCGCGGCACCGGGCCGTCTCGCTGGCCTCGGCCGCCGTGGCCCGCTGCTTCGCCGGTGACGCGCCGGGCGCGGGCGAGCTGATCAAGGCGTTCAGGCCGGACGACGTCCCGGCGGGACCGGAGCGGGCGGTGGTGCTGCTCGACCTCGCGCTGGCGGTGTTCCTGGTGGACGGTCCGGTCGCGGCGACCACGCTCACCGACCAGGCGCTGGCGCACGTGGGCGACGACCCGGTGCTGCGCGCCACCGCCTACCTGCGCCGGTCGCTGTTCTGCCAGCACGACACCCGGCTGCGGTGCCGCAACACCGAGCAGGCGCTGGAGGCCATCGCCGGGCACGAGGACGACGCGCCGACCGACCTGGTCGCCTGCATCCTGATCTCCAGCGCCTACTACCGGCTGCTGGCCGGGGTCGGCCTGTTCACCGCCGACGTCGAGCGCGGCGCGGCCCTGGTGTCGCCGACCAGCCAGGTCCGGGAGGCCCGGATGGCCCGCAGCACCCTGCGCGTGCTGACGAAGTACCTGGACCCGGTGCGCGCCCGGGAGCGGATCGAGGCGGCCCACCGGGAGGAGGCCGGGCGCGAGGACGAGGCGGTGGTCGTGCACGAGCTGGTGCACCTGGCCGAGCTGGACGTCTGGTTGGGCGACTGGGCGCGGGCCGGGCAGCGGGCGGCCGAGGCGGTGGAGGGCGCCGAGCAGACCGGGCAGCGGCCGTGGTTCGCCTACGCCCTCTACACGCGCGCGCTGGTCGACGCGCACCGCGGCC
This genomic window from Saccharothrix sp. HUAS TT1 contains:
- a CDS encoding substrate-binding periplasmic protein, with protein sequence MWRVLLLVAVLVAGCGLPHDVDGTLDGVRGGVLRVGVTENRPWTVLGGEADDAVSGAEPELVRRLAERLGARVQWRRGSEAALMAAIEQRELDLVVGGLESNSPWIEHASLTRPYATTRVLVAAAGDVPDDLAGVRVAVRAGTDEAAALAEEDAVVSPVADAVDAGGLPVVVEHWRVAGLGLRASGHVLLERSHVWAVPLGENGWQVEVERFLAELPGGEVDRLLAEAAEVGA
- a CDS encoding TerC/Alx family metal homeostasis membrane protein, whose translation is MLQISALTWIVTVGLVLALLVVDLVLAALRPHRVGFREATAWSVGYILVAVAFGVWLTMAHGGEFGTEYFAGYIVEKSLSVDNLFVFVIIMTTFAVPEEHQHKVLTFGIIMALAMRAIFIALGAALLSLFSFMFLLFGLLLIYTGIQLFRHRDEDPDVENNVVVRSARRVLPLSTEFDGGKLFTSVKGRRVGTPLLIVLVAIGGVDLLFALDSIPAVFGITEEPYLVFAANAFALLGLRALYFLVKGLLERLVYLSAGLAVILAFIGVKLILHWAHVDIDPRVPEIATPVSLAVIIGILAVVTVASLLKTRRDPAAKAHPGSLRGRSRQGGEKGPTEG
- a CDS encoding phosphoribosylanthranilate isomerase → MYVKLCGLRTAADVATAVDAGADAVGFVLSASARQVDVGTARLLAREVPPHVLSIGVFSGVPAGEVRRLAEESGLGAVQLHGDYPRAAFEEVAAAGVPLVRAVALTAGTDVRVGAYGERMLLLDSPVAGSGRRWDLTALDGARPEGRWLLAGGLGVDNVAEAVARARPWGVDVSSGIESSRGVKDHGLMRAFISAARAA
- a CDS encoding AAA family ATPase; this translates as MQLVGREAEAAVAVGVLDRARTGTAFLVVSGEAGIGKTSLWEHVLEEARQRGHVVLSCRPAEPEARLSYGGLIDLLDRVDGALIARLPGPQRAALDVALLRRDAEDGAGDPRAVHVAVLNVVRALAARSPLVLAVDDVQWLDEPSAAVLEYALRRLAGEHVAVVLSVRSADGDAPLGLAGREDLTRLRLAGLSIGALHRLVRSRLGTPLSRPTLIRLRQACGGNPLYALEIARALPDLGGVVALGHPLPTPRAVGELLADRLAALPEGSRDALLCAAALSQPTVDLVRRALGDPDRAERALVDAEDHGVIEIESGAIRFTHPLIGSTLFSSVSGSRRRMVHRRLAEVVGDPETRALHLALGTDGPDARVAAALAEAARDAQARGAPNTAARLWELAGAHAVEPRHRAVSLASAAVARCFAGDAPGAGELIKAFRPDDVPAGPERAVVLLDLALAVFLVDGPVAATTLTDQALAHVGDDPVLRATAYLRRSLFCQHDTRLRCRNTEQALEAIAGHEDDAPTDLVACILISSAYYRLLAGVGLFTADVERGAALVSPTSQVREARMARSTLRVLTKYLDPVRARERIEAAHREEAGREDEAVVVHELVHLAELDVWLGDWARAGQRAAEAVEGAEQTGQRPWFAYALYTRALVDAHRGRWEQAHDAATRGLRVATELDDPWVAVHQRAVLGFVELSRRSPAAAREHLTAAAALCDEVGMADFPISSLYGDLVEAAVELGRQAEAARLLAELEHRRDRAPRPWITVVTARSGALVRMAGGDPDGAEAALAAADEALRLLPMPFERARTDLVRGRVLRRRRVKLAAREPLLAARRAFDRLGAPSWADEADAELARLGLRRGDERGAEHELTASELRIARLVAAGMSNREVAGAAYVTAKTVEAHLTRIYRKTGVRTRRELARLDFLREPER